One Calditrichia bacterium DNA window includes the following coding sequences:
- the bshC gene encoding bacillithiol biosynthesis cysteine-adding enzyme BshC — MQFQPLKRSETPDIFNDYLHNPEKIRAFYPHHFTGNWAKVIDERSHFTIPRAELVAALRSQHSRWNTGKATLQHIEKLADSNTFAVVTGQQAGVLGGPLYTFFKTMTVINLAKQLQQQFPEKQFVPVFWLEVNDSDFAEIAKTHYLTKENELKTLQLDESPDEADKPIAARKISDAVAKWREIADADFFDTEFKSAALDAFIGSYKSGRGYADAFADLLLTFFGEHGLVLFDPSGSGVCRLAQPLFEKALTNADKILNVANQRNNELSDAGYGTQIHFNPNQTLLFLNDKNARRVRVDIDDSGQFLLKYPDGHRPVAREDLLKTCSDSPQYLSPNVALRPLMQDSLLPTVAYVGGPSEVAYFAQVAALYSHFEIPMPVIFPRHRLTIVEGKIQKQIDKNELDFAEILENRPDFIDTVIRNGAGQQLFNSVESTSKTISDTLNALHSQLEAVDPTLVNSLEKTRDSIEGNFEKLSGKIVRSLEQRNETLVRQLEKIQLNLLPGGNYQERVLSMLYFIVKYGPDFVENLLENLPEDPSPHYIVKL; from the coding sequence ATGCAATTTCAACCGCTGAAACGCAGTGAAACACCCGATATATTTAACGATTATTTGCACAATCCCGAAAAAATCCGGGCGTTCTATCCCCATCACTTCACCGGAAATTGGGCGAAAGTGATTGACGAACGCAGCCATTTTACCATTCCGCGAGCGGAATTGGTTGCGGCTCTCCGCAGCCAGCACAGCCGCTGGAATACCGGAAAAGCAACCCTGCAACATATTGAAAAACTTGCAGATAGCAATACATTTGCCGTCGTGACCGGTCAGCAGGCGGGCGTTTTGGGCGGACCGCTGTACACGTTTTTCAAAACGATGACGGTGATCAACCTCGCTAAACAGTTGCAACAGCAATTCCCGGAAAAGCAATTTGTGCCAGTTTTTTGGCTGGAAGTGAACGACAGCGATTTTGCGGAAATCGCCAAAACGCATTATCTCACCAAAGAAAACGAGTTGAAAACGCTGCAACTGGACGAATCGCCGGACGAGGCGGACAAGCCAATTGCCGCCCGAAAAATCAGCGATGCAGTCGCCAAATGGCGGGAAATCGCCGACGCGGATTTTTTCGATACGGAATTCAAATCCGCAGCGCTGGATGCGTTTATCGGTTCGTACAAAAGCGGTCGCGGTTACGCGGATGCATTTGCGGATCTGCTGCTGACCTTTTTCGGGGAACACGGTTTGGTGCTGTTCGATCCCTCCGGCAGCGGTGTTTGCCGGTTGGCGCAGCCGTTGTTTGAAAAAGCGCTCACCAATGCAGATAAAATTTTAAATGTTGCCAACCAACGCAATAATGAGCTATCCGATGCCGGTTACGGCACCCAAATCCATTTCAATCCCAATCAAACCCTGTTGTTCCTGAACGACAAAAATGCCCGGCGCGTGCGGGTGGATATAGACGACAGCGGACAATTTCTGCTGAAATATCCCGATGGCCATCGTCCGGTTGCCCGCGAGGATTTGCTGAAAACCTGCTCGGATTCGCCGCAATATTTGTCGCCGAACGTGGCGCTGCGCCCGCTGATGCAGGATTCGCTGCTGCCGACCGTCGCATACGTTGGCGGACCGTCGGAAGTGGCTTATTTTGCCCAGGTTGCCGCGCTCTATTCGCATTTTGAAATTCCAATGCCGGTCATTTTTCCGCGCCACCGGTTGACCATCGTCGAGGGAAAAATCCAGAAACAGATCGACAAAAATGAACTCGATTTCGCGGAAATTCTGGAAAATCGCCCCGATTTTATCGACACCGTGATCCGCAACGGCGCCGGTCAGCAACTGTTCAACTCGGTGGAATCGACCAGCAAAACCATCAGCGATACATTGAACGCACTGCATTCCCAACTGGAAGCCGTTGACCCGACGCTGGTGAATTCACTGGAAAAAACCCGCGACAGTATCGAAGGCAATTTCGAAAAACTCAGCGGAAAAATTGTGCGATCGCTGGAACAGCGCAACGAAACGTTGGTTCGCCAGCTCGAAAAAATCCAGCTCAATTTGCTGCCCGGCGGTAATTATCAGGAGCGCGTGCTTTCGATGCTTTATTTCATTGTAAAATACGGTCCCGATTTTGTCGAAAACCTGCTCGAAAACCTGCCCGAAGACCCTTCCCCACACTATATCGTAAAATTGTAA
- a CDS encoding PEGA domain-containing protein, with protein sequence MALTPEEEKQLRDQIREKLEKRLERSQENQDDSNAARQAKLEERLRQQIREEEEEKFYSDRGYVKYTNHRGGIEWLTPEEAEHRRSKRRTTKGSSRRKLRKRQKWVRWAVNAAAIATAFAVFAYVWRYNPNPQVSAGTLVIESEVPGAHVFINGIERRDEITPLTLPDMSTGSYFISIYKEGFAAWPPMQKVVLENGKTAAVSFEMKNVGKMGMLQIDVNQTDVDVYVDGIKMPVADLAAMEIPVGHHIISVVKNGYLATPQYHRVLVNENGVTNVQFSMEKSDVGYLKISSNRASGFVYLSNKMTGIKANGQAFPVAEGVYEIRIVENNYISLPEKELVRISAGETVELSFHLQQSPTLDTLNLLSDRPGDNIILNGEVLPYVTPISDLVLNDGVNFINLMRNGQLLAEKDEAVDVANLKDRRLQLNF encoded by the coding sequence ATGGCGTTAACGCCGGAAGAAGAAAAGCAATTACGGGATCAGATTCGCGAAAAGCTGGAAAAACGGCTGGAGCGATCGCAGGAAAATCAGGATGACAGCAATGCAGCACGCCAGGCAAAACTGGAAGAACGGTTGCGTCAGCAGATCCGGGAAGAGGAAGAGGAAAAATTCTATTCCGATCGCGGTTATGTGAAATACACCAACCATCGCGGTGGCATCGAATGGCTGACGCCTGAAGAAGCGGAGCATCGCCGAAGCAAACGGCGGACAACCAAAGGCAGCTCCCGGCGGAAACTGCGCAAACGCCAGAAATGGGTGCGCTGGGCGGTAAATGCTGCGGCAATTGCCACCGCTTTTGCGGTTTTTGCGTATGTTTGGCGATACAACCCAAATCCGCAGGTTTCAGCGGGAACGTTGGTGATCGAATCCGAAGTGCCGGGTGCGCACGTTTTTATCAATGGTATTGAACGCCGCGACGAAATTACGCCGCTCACCCTGCCGGATATGAGCACAGGCTCTTATTTTATATCGATTTACAAAGAAGGATTTGCCGCATGGCCGCCAATGCAAAAAGTGGTGCTGGAAAATGGCAAAACCGCTGCCGTCAGTTTCGAGATGAAAAATGTCGGCAAAATGGGCATGTTGCAAATTGATGTGAATCAAACCGATGTGGATGTTTATGTGGATGGCATCAAAATGCCCGTTGCCGATCTCGCGGCGATGGAAATTCCGGTGGGACATCACATTATTTCAGTTGTGAAAAATGGCTATTTGGCAACGCCACAATACCACCGCGTGTTGGTGAATGAAAATGGTGTGACCAACGTGCAGTTTTCGATGGAAAAAAGTGATGTCGGTTATCTGAAAATCAGCAGCAACCGGGCATCCGGATTTGTGTATTTGAGCAACAAAATGACCGGCATAAAAGCGAACGGACAGGCGTTCCCGGTTGCCGAAGGCGTTTACGAAATCCGGATTGTGGAAAATAATTACATCAGTTTACCGGAAAAAGAACTGGTGCGAATTTCCGCCGGCGAAACGGTGGAATTGTCTTTCCATCTGCAGCAATCGCCAACGCTGGACACGTTGAATTTGCTTTCTGATCGTCCGGGTGACAACATTATTTTGAACGGCGAAGTGCTGCCGTATGTGACACCGATTAGCGATTTGGTGCTCAATGACGGTGTGAATTTCATCAACCTGATGCGCAACGGCCAGCTGCTCGCCGAAAAAGATGAAGCTGTGGATGTCGCCAATCTGAAAGACCGGCGGCTGCAACTTAATTTTTAG
- a CDS encoding NAD-dependent epimerase/dehydratase family protein, with translation MRYFVTGGTGFVGSWVAKQLTDAGETVVCLVRKTSNLRWLEGLPVEYCYGSLNDPDSLREAIAKSDVVLHIAGVTKALTPDEFYRGNVQATKNLMEVTLAENPGIKKVVFVGSQAACGPSKPGESKTEDAPANPLTDYGKSKLQADEVAQSYVGKLPVTILRPPTVYGPRDTDVFEVFKNVKAGVNLKVGSHDPVVSIIHVFDLARGIIAAANDDRSTGEIFNICNPQPCEWSNVIDILKTAMNKSVMNIPVPYAVAYGFAGIMELGSKITGKPSILNRQKMIEVNAGYWVFSAEKIRETLGFVTEISLEKGLTETYSWYKEHGWL, from the coding sequence ATGCGCTATTTCGTCACCGGTGGAACCGGTTTTGTGGGAAGTTGGGTTGCCAAACAGTTAACGGATGCGGGTGAAACCGTCGTTTGTCTGGTGCGGAAAACCAGCAATTTGCGCTGGCTGGAAGGGCTGCCGGTGGAATATTGTTACGGATCGCTGAACGATCCGGATTCGCTGCGCGAAGCGATTGCCAAATCGGATGTGGTTTTGCACATTGCAGGCGTCACCAAAGCGCTCACGCCGGATGAATTTTATCGCGGAAATGTGCAGGCGACTAAAAACCTGATGGAAGTGACGCTGGCGGAAAATCCCGGCATCAAAAAAGTGGTGTTTGTGGGCAGCCAGGCAGCTTGCGGGCCGTCCAAACCGGGCGAATCGAAAACGGAGGATGCACCGGCAAATCCGCTCACCGATTACGGCAAAAGCAAATTGCAGGCAGATGAAGTCGCGCAATCGTATGTCGGCAAATTGCCGGTCACCATTTTGCGCCCACCCACCGTTTACGGTCCCCGCGATACGGATGTGTTCGAAGTTTTCAAAAATGTGAAAGCCGGAGTGAATCTGAAAGTGGGCTCGCACGATCCGGTGGTGAGCATCATCCACGTGTTCGATTTGGCACGCGGCATCATCGCTGCGGCAAACGACGATCGCTCGACGGGAGAGATTTTCAACATCTGCAATCCGCAACCGTGCGAATGGTCGAATGTGATCGACATTCTCAAAACCGCGATGAACAAAAGCGTAATGAACATCCCCGTGCCGTACGCCGTAGCTTACGGATTTGCGGGAATTATGGAGCTCGGATCAAAAATTACCGGTAAACCGAGCATTCTCAATCGCCAAAAAATGATTGAAGTAAACGCCGGATATTGGGTATTTTCCGCAGAAAAAATCCGCGAAACATTGGGATTTGTCACAGAAATTTCGCTGGAAAAAGGATTAACAGAAACATACAGTTGGTATAAAGAACACGGTTGGCTGTAA
- a CDS encoding serine/threonine protein kinase translates to MPNRKNPFIAGNWVRGENFFGRDDRVREILDGKYRYVWIAGTRRIGKTSLLKELELRCGDTYLPLFWNMQGASDADGLAELLLESVEDAEERFAESGVTVAEMESLSLFEMLRYLKKCARQSGKTLLLLCDECEELLNIETANPEVLPRLRRFFQQGEGVLTVITATRRLLQLESASTANTSPFLHGFTPPVFLRELDETAATALVSRGNFAPEIVREICETCHNHPYLLQQLSARFFENGNLPESIREMALDATLGHFFAVDFAMLDDREKQVLRYILDESALSEAELVAKTALRSENVAAIVQGLLQLGFVRRDGQRLQIANLFLEKWLQRESESLFAAPQVSSSGHSGSGLIGRKIGHYRIEAAIGRGGMGSVWRAIDERLQRTVALKILSPVLLNDPQAEARFRQEARAAAALNHPNIAQIFDIGVADELPFLALEFVAGGTLADWRIAHADDFSAKLAIAQQIADGLAHAHAQGVVHRDIKPENILVTAAGQPKITDFGLAKMQDNASQLTQTGDSMGTPAYMAPEQVAGVATDARTDIYALGVVLFELFCNERPFAANSKASLVYSIMHESPKSACDIDASLPQDLCDLLVKMLQKSPDDRPQRLTDVQIVLSTFR, encoded by the coding sequence ATGCCCAATCGCAAAAATCCATTTATCGCCGGAAACTGGGTGCGCGGAGAAAATTTCTTCGGGCGCGATGACCGCGTTCGCGAAATACTGGACGGCAAATACCGCTATGTATGGATTGCCGGCACCCGGCGCATCGGCAAAACCTCGTTGCTGAAAGAATTGGAATTGCGCTGCGGCGATACGTATCTACCACTATTCTGGAATATGCAGGGCGCCAGCGATGCGGACGGGTTGGCAGAATTGCTGCTCGAAAGCGTGGAGGATGCCGAAGAGCGGTTCGCGGAATCCGGCGTCACAGTTGCCGAAATGGAATCACTGAGCCTGTTCGAGATGTTGCGATACCTCAAAAAATGCGCCCGTCAATCCGGGAAAACCCTGCTGCTGCTCTGTGATGAATGCGAGGAATTGCTGAACATCGAAACCGCCAATCCGGAAGTGCTGCCACGACTCCGGCGATTTTTCCAGCAGGGCGAAGGCGTGCTCACGGTGATCACCGCAACGCGGCGATTGCTGCAACTGGAAAGCGCATCGACCGCGAACACATCGCCGTTTTTGCACGGGTTCACACCGCCGGTTTTTCTGCGGGAACTCGACGAAACCGCCGCAACGGCGCTGGTGTCACGCGGTAATTTTGCGCCGGAAATCGTCCGGGAAATTTGCGAAACTTGCCACAATCACCCGTATTTGCTGCAGCAACTGTCGGCGCGGTTTTTCGAAAATGGAAACCTGCCAGAGAGCATCCGCGAAATGGCGCTGGATGCCACACTCGGACATTTTTTTGCGGTGGATTTTGCGATGCTCGACGACCGCGAAAAACAGGTGCTCCGCTACATTCTCGACGAAAGCGCGCTCAGCGAAGCCGAATTGGTCGCGAAAACTGCTCTGCGCTCGGAAAATGTAGCGGCGATTGTGCAGGGATTGCTGCAACTTGGCTTTGTCCGGCGGGACGGGCAACGGCTGCAGATCGCCAATTTATTTTTGGAGAAATGGCTGCAGCGCGAATCCGAATCGCTGTTTGCTGCGCCGCAGGTGTCGTCGTCCGGACATTCCGGCAGCGGATTGATCGGGCGAAAAATCGGGCATTACCGCATCGAAGCGGCAATCGGTCGCGGCGGGATGGGCAGCGTTTGGCGGGCAATCGACGAGCGGTTGCAGCGCACTGTCGCACTGAAAATTTTATCGCCGGTGCTGCTGAACGATCCGCAGGCGGAAGCGCGATTCCGGCAGGAGGCGCGTGCTGCTGCTGCGCTCAATCACCCCAACATCGCGCAAATTTTTGATATCGGCGTTGCCGATGAACTACCGTTTCTCGCGCTGGAATTTGTCGCTGGCGGAACGCTGGCGGATTGGCGCATCGCGCACGCGGATGATTTTTCCGCTAAGCTGGCAATCGCGCAGCAAATCGCGGACGGGCTGGCGCACGCGCATGCGCAGGGCGTGGTGCATCGCGATATCAAGCCGGAAAATATTTTGGTGACAGCCGCCGGACAGCCGAAAATCACCGATTTTGGTTTGGCCAAAATGCAGGACAACGCATCGCAGCTCACCCAAACCGGCGACAGCATGGGCACGCCCGCATACATGGCACCGGAGCAAGTTGCCGGTGTGGCAACCGATGCGCGAACGGATATTTACGCGCTCGGCGTGGTGCTGTTCGAGCTGTTTTGCAACGAACGCCCGTTTGCTGCGAATTCAAAAGCGTCGCTGGTGTATTCGATTATGCACGAATCACCGAAATCTGCCTGCGATATCGATGCATCGCTGCCGCAGGATTTGTGCGATTTGCTGGTGAAAATGCTCCAAAAATCACCGGACGATCGCCCCCAACGCCTAACCGATGTGCAAATTGTGCTTTCAACCTTCCGTTGA
- a CDS encoding AAA family ATPase produces MKLKSRQPNWRMWAILGGLLVLQPLFGQSQWYDYYGNARESIADANWAEAVAQLDRAIELRDSPKLEVETYSLRFIDYLPYFWRGVAQFNLGNIAAAQTDFARSEDWGVVNNSSYRDSFLRYRQLIRQEISRTDSLATLVRDVQNRQSQLENNLAQNQYLQQLSDALSQQQPAAALTILADLVRENPGETRFAEWQQRIRRWQNESGDAATEAQLSIQFDEALQQYLAGNFAAALAMFAQIEQQQPGFRQANDWLRKTRSEMTRLGQKPDTLLRTVIERDTLGVAPVVAFPAEFVETRDAQIRITGVVRDDQGISHLSVSLNGSPMRDNSGSPLQIAPPDVQQKQGFRFAIDVPLLMGENQLTVIATDVDSPPNQAAFPLTISRKQPIYREPMVLSLAALLLLFTAGGVFANWYFRRRIAFVSKYNPYIAGAPVLNEKMFFGRENLLRQVLAALPNNSLMLHGPRRIGKTSLLHQLKKRLEQQPDADYVYLPVYIDLQGTPETRFFATMAHDIVEGCAEKLPADVALRITEQPENYSARDFSADVRDILKSLQPPAGKPLILALLIDEVDELNRYSAQTNQKLRSIFMKTFAENLVSVMAGSHIRKRWESEGSPWYNFFSEIPVGQIDRADAEQLIREPVKGIFSFDETAVSRILELSDCVPYRIQKICARCIARIIESRRRRVTVADVEAVAAAAEEG; encoded by the coding sequence ATGAAACTGAAATCACGACAGCCCAACTGGCGAATGTGGGCAATTTTGGGCGGTTTGCTGGTGCTGCAACCGCTGTTCGGGCAATCGCAGTGGTACGATTATTACGGCAACGCCCGGGAATCGATTGCGGATGCCAATTGGGCGGAAGCCGTCGCCCAACTCGATCGCGCCATCGAACTTCGGGACAGCCCGAAGCTGGAAGTGGAAACGTATTCGCTGCGATTCATCGATTACCTGCCCTATTTTTGGCGCGGCGTGGCGCAGTTTAATCTGGGAAATATTGCGGCGGCGCAAACCGATTTCGCCCGTTCGGAAGATTGGGGCGTGGTCAACAACAGCAGCTATCGCGACAGCTTTTTGCGATACCGCCAATTGATTCGGCAGGAAATCAGCCGGACAGATTCGCTGGCAACGTTGGTTCGCGATGTGCAAAACCGGCAATCGCAACTGGAAAATAATCTCGCCCAAAATCAATATTTACAGCAATTAAGTGATGCCCTTAGCCAGCAGCAACCCGCCGCAGCGCTGACGATTCTTGCGGACCTCGTTCGCGAAAATCCCGGCGAAACCCGTTTTGCAGAATGGCAGCAGCGCATTCGCCGCTGGCAAAATGAATCCGGCGATGCGGCAACCGAAGCGCAATTGTCCATCCAATTTGACGAGGCGCTGCAACAATATCTCGCCGGAAATTTCGCAGCCGCGCTTGCCATGTTTGCCCAAATCGAGCAGCAGCAACCGGGATTCCGGCAGGCAAATGATTGGCTCCGCAAAACGCGTTCGGAAATGACCCGTCTCGGGCAGAAACCGGACACACTGCTGCGAACGGTCATCGAACGCGACACGCTCGGTGTTGCGCCGGTGGTGGCTTTTCCGGCGGAATTTGTGGAAACGCGCGATGCGCAAATTCGCATCACCGGCGTCGTTCGCGATGATCAGGGGATTTCCCATTTGTCGGTTTCGCTGAACGGTTCGCCGATGCGTGATAATTCCGGATCGCCGTTGCAGATTGCGCCGCCGGATGTTCAGCAAAAACAAGGATTTCGCTTCGCTATCGATGTGCCACTGCTGATGGGTGAAAACCAGCTCACCGTCATCGCGACGGATGTGGATTCACCACCGAATCAGGCGGCTTTTCCGCTGACGATTTCCCGGAAGCAGCCAATTTATCGCGAGCCGATGGTGCTGTCGCTGGCGGCGTTGCTGCTGCTGTTCACTGCCGGCGGCGTTTTCGCGAACTGGTATTTTCGCCGGCGAATCGCTTTTGTCAGCAAATACAATCCGTATATTGCCGGTGCGCCGGTGCTCAACGAAAAAATGTTTTTCGGGCGGGAAAATCTGCTGAGACAAGTGCTGGCGGCGTTGCCGAACAACAGTTTGATGTTGCACGGTCCGCGCCGGATCGGCAAAACATCGCTGCTGCACCAACTTAAAAAACGGCTCGAACAGCAGCCAGACGCGGATTACGTTTACCTGCCGGTGTATATCGATTTGCAGGGCACGCCGGAAACGCGGTTTTTCGCGACGATGGCGCACGATATTGTGGAAGGCTGTGCGGAAAAATTGCCCGCAGATGTGGCGCTGCGCATCACTGAACAGCCGGAAAATTACAGCGCCCGCGATTTTAGCGCGGATGTTCGCGATATCCTCAAATCGCTGCAACCGCCGGCGGGCAAACCGCTGATTCTGGCGTTGCTCATCGACGAAGTGGACGAACTGAATCGCTATTCCGCACAAACCAATCAAAAATTGCGCAGTATTTTTATGAAAACCTTTGCGGAAAATCTCGTATCGGTGATGGCGGGCAGCCACATCCGCAAACGCTGGGAAAGCGAAGGCAGTCCGTGGTATAATTTTTTCTCGGAAATTCCGGTCGGGCAAATTGATCGCGCCGATGCTGAGCAACTCATCCGCGAACCGGTGAAAGGCATTTTCAGTTTCGATGAAACGGCGGTTTCCCGGATTCTGGAATTGAGCGACTGCGTGCCGTATCGCATCCAGAAAATTTGCGCCCGCTGCATTGCCCGAATCATCGAATCGCGCCGCCGCCGGGTGACTGTCGCGGATGTTGAAGCGGTTGCCGCTGCTGCTGAAGAAGGATAA
- a CDS encoding T9SS type A sorting domain-containing protein: MNVKNADNRMILLILALLTTAAFCQSAGVIDLNNLENYANQPVPNYINKDNTPPNNQISDAEATLGRVLFYDKKISVNNTIACASCHQQAFAFSDTAMASTGVNGTTGRHSMRLINARFANEAKFFWDERAASLEAQTTMPIQDHAEMGFSGENGDPVLDSLLTKLMNIDYYNDLFTFAYGDSIVTEARMQRAIAQFIRSIQSFDSKYDAGRSQVPNDPAPFPNFTLQENQGKQLFLAPPVFDPNGNRIAGGAGCAGCHAPPEFDIDPNTRNNGEVAKIGGGTDFTNTRTPSLRDMADENGSVNGGMMHNASKNSLLAVVNHYNQIQIVAGNNLIDPRLTPNGNPQNLNLSEQEKQQLVAFMRTLTGSDVYSNPKWSNPFDSDGNLTVILPNITAIDPVSDQLPSQIELAQNYPNPFNPTTTIRYAIPESAPVKLTVFDVRGKIVAELVNAFQNAGEYETVFDADFLASGIYFYRIQAGSSVSTVKKMMLVK, encoded by the coding sequence ATGAATGTCAAAAATGCAGATAATCGTATGATTTTATTAATATTAGCACTGCTTACGACAGCAGCGTTTTGTCAATCAGCCGGTGTTATCGATTTAAACAATCTCGAAAATTATGCCAATCAACCGGTCCCGAATTACATCAACAAAGACAACACGCCGCCAAATAATCAAATTAGTGATGCCGAAGCAACGCTAGGTCGCGTGCTGTTTTACGATAAAAAAATATCGGTGAACAACACTATTGCCTGCGCCAGTTGCCATCAACAGGCGTTTGCTTTTAGCGATACCGCAATGGCCAGCACGGGCGTGAACGGCACCACTGGACGCCACTCGATGCGGCTGATCAACGCGCGTTTTGCCAACGAAGCCAAGTTCTTTTGGGACGAACGCGCCGCATCGCTGGAAGCGCAAACCACCATGCCCATCCAGGATCACGCGGAAATGGGTTTTAGCGGCGAAAACGGCGATCCCGTGCTCGATTCGCTGCTCACCAAATTGATGAACATCGATTATTACAACGATCTGTTCACTTTTGCATACGGCGACAGTATCGTTACCGAGGCGCGGATGCAGCGGGCGATTGCCCAATTTATCCGCAGCATCCAGTCGTTCGATTCGAAATACGATGCCGGACGTTCGCAGGTGCCCAACGATCCAGCACCGTTCCCGAATTTCACGCTGCAGGAAAATCAGGGGAAACAATTGTTTCTCGCTCCGCCGGTGTTCGATCCGAACGGCAATCGGATTGCCGGTGGTGCCGGTTGCGCCGGTTGCCACGCTCCGCCGGAATTTGACATCGATCCGAATACCCGAAATAATGGGGAAGTCGCGAAAATCGGTGGTGGCACGGATTTCACCAATACCCGCACGCCCTCGCTGCGCGATATGGCCGACGAAAATGGCAGCGTCAACGGCGGGATGATGCACAACGCATCCAAAAATTCGCTGCTGGCGGTGGTGAATCATTACAATCAGATCCAGATTGTTGCGGGAAATAATTTGATCGATCCGCGATTGACACCGAACGGCAATCCGCAAAACCTCAACCTCTCCGAACAGGAAAAGCAGCAGCTCGTCGCGTTTATGCGAACGTTGACCGGCAGCGATGTTTACAGCAATCCCAAATGGTCGAACCCGTTTGATAGCGATGGCAATTTGACTGTCATTCTGCCGAACATCACCGCGATTGATCCTGTGAGCGACCAACTGCCTTCGCAAATAGAATTGGCGCAAAATTACCCCAATCCGTTCAATCCGACGACAACGATTCGATACGCGATTCCCGAATCTGCACCGGTGAAATTAACGGTTTTTGATGTGCGCGGAAAAATAGTCGCCGAATTGGTGAATGCATTCCAAAATGCGGGCGAATACGAAACCGTCTTCGATGCCGATTTTTTGGCGAGCGGCATTTATTTTTACCGGATTCAGGCGGGTAGCAGCGTTTCGACGGTCAAAAAAATGATGCTGGTGAAGTAG
- a CDS encoding site-specific DNA-methyltransferase — translation MKSPQQFIDNLLKFNDFGETENGQIAVGDSSYPQFVNEFWTSRQRQANALHEVAYRACFKGQLPRFFIERLTQAGDVVYDPFSGRGTTAIEAALLNRNVIANDINPLSALLAEPRLSPPELPALLQRLAEIPVDSSAKSDIDLSMFFHSQTEAEIVSLRNYLIVRRENGSEDATDRWIKMVATNRLTGHSPGFFSVYTLPPNQAVTPESQIKINRKRNQSPEYRDVKQLILRKSKALCKDLSPELRLQLAKIADSAKFLTGDARQTRQIPDETVQLTVTSPPFLDVVQYGADNWLRCWFNAIDIAAVEQKMTVTKSLPEWETVMGAVFRELHRITRPGGWVAFEVGEVRNGRIKLDEIVAPLGEAAGFRCAGIVINRQQFTKTANIWGVKNNAKGTNTNRIVVFNK, via the coding sequence TTGAAATCACCGCAACAGTTTATCGATAACCTGCTGAAATTCAACGATTTCGGCGAAACAGAAAACGGGCAGATTGCCGTTGGCGACAGCAGCTATCCGCAGTTTGTCAACGAATTCTGGACATCGCGCCAGCGGCAGGCAAACGCGCTCCACGAAGTGGCCTATCGCGCCTGCTTTAAAGGGCAGTTGCCGCGATTTTTTATCGAACGGCTGACACAGGCCGGCGATGTGGTGTACGATCCGTTCAGCGGACGTGGCACAACCGCCATCGAAGCGGCGTTGCTCAATCGCAATGTGATCGCCAATGACATCAATCCGCTGAGTGCGTTGCTGGCTGAACCGCGATTATCGCCGCCGGAGTTGCCAGCATTGCTGCAGCGATTGGCGGAAATTCCCGTCGATTCGTCCGCAAAGTCAGATATCGATTTGTCGATGTTTTTTCACTCGCAAACCGAAGCGGAAATTGTTTCGCTGCGAAATTATCTGATCGTCCGCCGGGAAAACGGCAGCGAAGATGCGACGGATCGCTGGATAAAAATGGTGGCAACCAACCGCCTCACCGGGCATTCGCCGGGATTTTTTTCGGTGTACACGCTGCCACCCAATCAGGCGGTGACACCGGAAAGCCAGATCAAAATCAATCGAAAGCGCAATCAGTCGCCGGAATATCGCGATGTGAAACAACTGATTCTGCGCAAATCGAAAGCGCTGTGCAAAGATTTGTCGCCGGAATTACGGCTGCAACTGGCAAAAATCGCCGATTCAGCCAAATTTTTGACCGGTGACGCCCGCCAAACCCGCCAAATTCCCGACGAAACCGTGCAACTGACCGTCACCTCGCCGCCGTTTCTGGATGTGGTGCAATACGGCGCGGACAATTGGCTGCGCTGCTGGTTCAATGCGATCGACATTGCAGCAGTCGAGCAAAAAATGACCGTGACAAAATCGTTGCCGGAATGGGAAACTGTGATGGGCGCGGTATTTCGTGAGTTGCACCGCATCACCCGTCCGGGCGGATGGGTGGCGTTCGAGGTCGGAGAGGTACGCAACGGGCGCATCAAACTGGATGAAATCGTCGCTCCGCTCGGCGAAGCCGCCGGTTTTCGCTGTGCGGGCATCGTTATCAATCGCCAGCAGTTCACCAAAACCGCCAATATTTGGGGCGTGAAAAACAACGCGAAAGGCACGAATACCAACCGGATTGTGGTGTTCAATAAATAA